Genomic segment of Paenibacillus sp. FSL R5-0623:
GGAAGAAGGTACGGCAGAGATGAAAGGGCTAATGGGCAGTAAAGGGGCTGATCTTGCAGAGCTAATCCATGCAGGGTATTCTGTGCCGGCCGGATTTGTAGTCACTACGGAATGCTGTCGCGAGTTCTGTACCCGTCTTGGACATCTTTCCAATGAAGGAGAGAAAGAGATTATTAACGCGATCCGGCATCTGGAACAGCAAACCGGGAAGTTCTTCGGACACTCGGAGAACCCGCTACTACTCGCGGTACGTAAGGACCAGGATCCAGCCACAGCAACTGTGACACGATCACTGCTCAATGTTGGTCTGAATGATGTTACTGTGGAAGGACTCGCACGTCAAACCGGTGACCGGTTGTATGCACTCCAATGTTATCTAGATTACTTAAAGGAATATGGACAGCTGGTATATGCAATTCCGTCTGAATTTTTCACAGAAATATCGAGTCATGTCAAGGGTCGGGATGAAACGGAACTTGAATTAAGCATTACCAAATTTAAATATTTAATTGAAGGGGAGGGGCGTAACCCTTTTCCTCAAGATGTTCAAATTCAATTCAAAGAAGCAGTACGTGCGGTATATCATTCACAGCGTATTATAGCATCCAGATCTCAGGACGAGATTGTGCGTAAACCATATTACATCTCTTCGGAGCAAAGCGCTCCTGTTCTTATACAGACGATGATGCATGGAACATGCGGAGAATCAAGCGGGACCGGAACAATATATACATGTAACCCACTGACAGGAGAGAGGGGAATTACTGGACAATACGTCATAACCGGGACCTACCATCAAACGGATCAAGGTCTAGAGCGGTTAAGAGATGACGAACCTGAGCTGTACACAAGTTTGCTGGAGATTGGAGACCAGTTGGAGACGCGTAATGGAGAAGTGCAGGAAATCACCTTTGTGATTGAATCCGGCGCGTTGTATGTTGTGCAGACCCAGCCCGCACGATTATCCTCCACAGCCACACTGAGGAATACTGTATATTTTGTGCATGAAGGACTCATCACCAAAGAGGATGCTCTGTTACGCATTGAGCCTGGGTATATCGCGGAAGTGTTGGAGCAACACTACACAGATTCTAACAGCGAAGCGAGCAATGGACATCTGCCCATACTGATCCAACCATTAGCTAATGATGAATGTCCACCTTTATCAGCAGATCTGCAACTACTGCTCGATTGGGCTGATGAAGTGAAAGAGCTGAAGGTACTGGCCAATGCTGATCGACCACAGGATGCCCTGACAGCACGGTTACTGGGGGCAGAGGGGCTAGGTCTGTGCAGGACCGAGAACATGCTGTTATCACATGCGCGGTTCCCATTTGTACAAAAAATGATCCTGGCAGACAGTGAATCCGAACGCAGGCGTGGTTTGGAGCGTCTGTTGCCGATGCAACAGTCTGATTTTGAACAGATATTCGAAGCGATGGATGGATACCCGGTAACGATACGTTTGCTCGATTTGCCGTTGCATGAACTGCTACCGGATCTGGGAGTGTTGGAGAAACGACGTGAGTGGTTACAAGCAGAGGAGTGGCAGGAGCAAAAAGACCATCAGATTGAACTGGAAGAACTGGAGCGTGTAATTCGCAGAGTCTGTGAATTGCATGAACATAATCCGACATTGGGGCAACAGGATTGTCGACTAAGTACGGTGTTCCCGGAAATCGTTGATATGCAGCTGGAAGCGATATTCCGCGCAGCGGTGATAGGCATCCGGCAAGGCTGGTGGGTGCGTCCCGAGATTATGATCCCGCAGATCGGTCATGTACATGAACTTCAGGTGATGAGAGATCTGGTGGATCATGTGGCTGACCAAGTGCTTGGTGAGGAGAAGCGGCATTGTCTCTATAGAGTGGGAGCGATGATCGAAGCTCCGAGAGCAGCGCTGACGGCGACTCACATTGCTCGCCAGGCAGACTTTTTCACGTTTGGCGCGGATGAGCTGACAGAGATGACATTTGGATATACTCGCCAAGAAGCCGAGAAGCGATTCCTTCAACGTGATACGGACTCTCGTACGGTAACGAATAATCCATTTCATGTGCTGGACATTGAGGGAGTTGGACAACTGGTGGAGATGGCTGTAGTCCAAGGTCGAATTCGAAAACCTCATCTGAAGACAGGGATCTGTGGAGAAAATATTGTGGATTTGGAGTCGATTACGTTCTGCCACCGCATTGGTCTGGATTACGTAAGCTGTTTGCCTGAACAGATCCCTTATGCACGAATTGCTGCTGCACAAGCAGCCATTAAGGGACAGAGAGAGGGAGCGGACACGCAGAACACGGATATATCTACAATTGCGTAACGCTCACCCTGTCTTACACGGAACTTCCATGGAATAGCAACCAGAAAACTGTTATACTGAAATATGCGTTTTGTAAAATGAACGTAAAATTTCAGGGTAAGGGTTGAAGGCGACCATGTATAATTCCAAAAATGAACGAACTCCATCACGGACCTTATTCGCCGTGTTATTCATTCTTATGCTGTTGAAGCTGTCACTGCTGCGGTATTTCTTTTTCCAAGGTCTGTCCGGCATCGGTCTGTTAACTGACGCATTAGGCGCACTAACTGTGGTATGCCTGCTGGATCTGATCGTGCTCAAAGGGTGGAAGCAAGCAGTATACGGAGGATTCAATGTTCTGTTTTCTCTGGTGCTGTTCGCGGCTACGCTGTATAACGTTCATTTCAGTTCGGTACCCACCTATACTGTGCTTAGTGAACTGGGGCAAGTTGCTCAAGTGCGGGGAAGTATAGGGCCTCTTGTACGACCAACGCACTTTCTGTTTTTCGTAGACATTATCCTGGCGTTGCCAATATGGCTAATTATGCGAAGACGTTCAGCCGGGCGTAACCGCAACAGTTATCACGATAGCGGGTTGACGTTTGGCAGAATCCGGAGACGTTACTGGGGCAAGCTCGGCGTTGCGCTTACCGCCGCATTCTGCATCGTGCTGTCTGGCAGTTTTATTGTCAAAGGTGAAACGATTGATAATGAGCTGGTTCGGGCCGAGAATCTCGGTTTCCTGAACTATCAGGTATCGTCTGCCATTCTAACGAGTAAAGAAAATGAGGCTATTGCGAATGGCAATATTACCGAAACGATCGCCAAGATCAATGAGCTGGTTAGCCAGTATCCGTATCAGGATAAACCAAGTGATGGTACAGCCGTGAAAGCCAAATACTTTGGTCAGGCCAAAGGTAGTAATCTGATTGTACTGCAACTGGAGTCCTTTCAGAATTTCCCGATTAATGCTTCATTAGACGGTCAGGAGTTAACGCCGGTACTCAATGATCTGGCCGAAGAAAGCTATTATTTCTCTCATTTCTTCCAACAGATCGGACAGGGAAACACATCAGACGCGGAGTTCATGTCGAACACGTCTATCTATCCAACTGGCGTTGTTCCCATGTCAGCCGGGTATAGCGATCGTGATCTTCCAAGTCTACCCAAGGTACTGGCGGAAAAGGGATATGAGTCAGAGACGTTCCATGGGAATGACGTTACCTTCTGGAACCGGAACAAAATGTATCCGGCACTCGGATTCACTCGTTACTTCGACAAGCCCAGCTTCGAGAACGACAGATTCAATGACTTTGGACCATCGGATGAAGAGTTATACCGTGTAGGTGTGGAAAAAATGACTGCGCATCAGGCTGCGAATCAGCCGTTCTATGCTCAGTTCATTACGGCTTCGAGTCACTCGCCGTTTACGGTTCCAGCTGATCGTGCACGGATCACGATTCCTGCGACCATCACGAATAAACTGCTTCATGATTATCTGCAAGCGATCAACTATACGGACTACGCGGTCGGTCAGCTCATTAATGAGTTGAAGGCGAACGGATTATGGGATAATACAACTTTAGTGCTCTACGGAGACCACTTTGGTCTGCCTGCTGATGAAGAGATTACACAGCAGATTCAGGCCAATCTGGGCGTCCCTTATGACGGTAAAGTAAGTCGATTCAACATTCCGTTAATGATTCATACGCCGAAACAGACCAAAGGACAAGTGATTGAGCAGCCAGGCGGTCAGTTGGATATGTTGCCAACGATCATGAACCTGATGGGTGTTTCCCTTCAAGATGAGAAGTTCACTGCCTTCGGACATGATCTGCTCAACATGGACCACAATGCCTTCGGTATCCGGTATTACTTGCCGACGGGTTCATTTGTCAACGATGACATTATGTTTATCCCGGGTGCGGGCTTTGACGATGGAACAGCCTATTCGCTGAAGACTTACGAGACGGTAACGGATTTGGAACCGTATCGTTCCGATTATGAACATGTGCTCAGCTTGATGAAACTGTCTGACGAGTATGTGAAGTTGTTACCAAAACGTGCACCATAAATCAATATTTCTGCAACAGGTCAGATCAAAAACGTCACCAGTTCAAAAGCTGGTGACGTTTTTTTGCATGTTTCTTGCACAAGTGTGGTAATAAAGAGAATAACTAAAGTTTGAAACTGTAATAATTAATGTTACAATGAAATGAGCAAGAATGAAGCGAGCAAAAGCGCGTAATATTCGCAGATCTCATATTCAAAGTACTTATGAACCTAACAGACGAGAGGATTGAATATATATGAAACTGAGTGTACTTGAACATGGACATATCAACGAAGGACGAAATGTACAGGATACGTTGCAGGAAACGGTCAAACTCGCACAACATGCGGATCAATTGGGGTACTCCCGTTTCTGGATGTCGGAGCATCACGGTAGTGGTGCGCTGTCTTTCTCCAGTCCTGAAGTTATGATTGCACATGTGGCTGCCCATACGGATCGAATTCGCGTAGGTTCCGGTGGCGTTATGCTACCTCATTATAGTGCCTACAAGGTTGCAGAGAATTTCCGTCTGCTGGAAGCTCTTCATCCGGGACGGATTGACCTTGGGATTGGCAGAGCGCCAGGAGGCATGCCGATTGCCAGCAGAGCGCTGAATGAGGGGAAATCTTCGAATGTACACTTCTTCCCCCAACAGATTGCGGATCTCGGCGGATACTTTCATGAAGAATTGCCTGAGGATCATCGATTCGCATCCCTTGTGGCGGGACCATCAGTTCCCACGGTACCAGAAGTGTGGTTGCTGGGTTCCAGCTCTGAAGGTGCAAGAATTGCTGCAGCGCAAGGGACGTCATATGCGTTTGCCCAATTCTTCGGAACACCAGGCGGCGAAGAAGCGATGAAGCATTACCGCAGACATTTCAAGCCGTCCATCCTGAATGACAAACCACATTCAATGATTGCTGTCTCGGCATTCTGCGCGGAGACAGAGGAAGAAGCTGCTGAACTTGCGCGCAGCAATGAACTTTTCTTCTTACGTCTTGGACGAGGTCTTGAACAAAGTTCATTCCCATCTCTGGAGACGGTGAACAACTATCCATTCACAGCGATGGAGATGGAACAGATCCGCCAGCGCCGTTCTTTTTCCATCGTGGGTACACCGGATCAGGTGAAAGACAAAATTACCGCAATGGCTGAACGTCATGAAGCAGATGAAGTCATTATTGCGTCAGCGATCCATTCGTTTGAAGCACGTCTGCGCTCATTCGGCTTGATTGCAGAAGCCTTTGGACTTAAGCAGGACTAATGGTGAGCAAGCGGGAATAACTACTCTGAACAGACTGGAATCTTGCTCTTGCAAGGTTCCGGTTATACTCTTGCGTGATCAGGGAGAGGAGAGATTCACATGCGCAGATGTGTCATTAGTGATATTCATGGCTGTTACGATGAATTTAATGCACTTCTTAAGCTTGCAGATTATAATCCGCAGCAGGATGAATTGATTTTACTCGGTGATTATGTGGATCGCGGCCCAAGCAGCAAACAGGTCATCGAACAGATTATGCAGCTTCAACAACAGCACCATATTATGGTGATCAAAGGTAATCACGATGCCATGATGGTCAAGGCGCTTACCCAGGATGTTGAGCAATA
This window contains:
- a CDS encoding LLM class flavin-dependent oxidoreductase; amino-acid sequence: MKLSVLEHGHINEGRNVQDTLQETVKLAQHADQLGYSRFWMSEHHGSGALSFSSPEVMIAHVAAHTDRIRVGSGGVMLPHYSAYKVAENFRLLEALHPGRIDLGIGRAPGGMPIASRALNEGKSSNVHFFPQQIADLGGYFHEELPEDHRFASLVAGPSVPTVPEVWLLGSSSEGARIAAAQGTSYAFAQFFGTPGGEEAMKHYRRHFKPSILNDKPHSMIAVSAFCAETEEEAAELARSNELFFLRLGRGLEQSSFPSLETVNNYPFTAMEMEQIRQRRSFSIVGTPDQVKDKITAMAERHEADEVIIASAIHSFEARLRSFGLIAEAFGLKQD
- a CDS encoding putative PEP-binding protein — protein: MTKRVILLEEGTAEMKGLMGSKGADLAELIHAGYSVPAGFVVTTECCREFCTRLGHLSNEGEKEIINAIRHLEQQTGKFFGHSENPLLLAVRKDQDPATATVTRSLLNVGLNDVTVEGLARQTGDRLYALQCYLDYLKEYGQLVYAIPSEFFTEISSHVKGRDETELELSITKFKYLIEGEGRNPFPQDVQIQFKEAVRAVYHSQRIIASRSQDEIVRKPYYISSEQSAPVLIQTMMHGTCGESSGTGTIYTCNPLTGERGITGQYVITGTYHQTDQGLERLRDDEPELYTSLLEIGDQLETRNGEVQEITFVIESGALYVVQTQPARLSSTATLRNTVYFVHEGLITKEDALLRIEPGYIAEVLEQHYTDSNSEASNGHLPILIQPLANDECPPLSADLQLLLDWADEVKELKVLANADRPQDALTARLLGAEGLGLCRTENMLLSHARFPFVQKMILADSESERRRGLERLLPMQQSDFEQIFEAMDGYPVTIRLLDLPLHELLPDLGVLEKRREWLQAEEWQEQKDHQIELEELERVIRRVCELHEHNPTLGQQDCRLSTVFPEIVDMQLEAIFRAAVIGIRQGWWVRPEIMIPQIGHVHELQVMRDLVDHVADQVLGEEKRHCLYRVGAMIEAPRAALTATHIARQADFFTFGADELTEMTFGYTRQEAEKRFLQRDTDSRTVTNNPFHVLDIEGVGQLVEMAVVQGRIRKPHLKTGICGENIVDLESITFCHRIGLDYVSCLPEQIPYARIAAAQAAIKGQREGADTQNTDISTIA
- a CDS encoding LTA synthase family protein, which gives rise to MYNSKNERTPSRTLFAVLFILMLLKLSLLRYFFFQGLSGIGLLTDALGALTVVCLLDLIVLKGWKQAVYGGFNVLFSLVLFAATLYNVHFSSVPTYTVLSELGQVAQVRGSIGPLVRPTHFLFFVDIILALPIWLIMRRRSAGRNRNSYHDSGLTFGRIRRRYWGKLGVALTAAFCIVLSGSFIVKGETIDNELVRAENLGFLNYQVSSAILTSKENEAIANGNITETIAKINELVSQYPYQDKPSDGTAVKAKYFGQAKGSNLIVLQLESFQNFPINASLDGQELTPVLNDLAEESYYFSHFFQQIGQGNTSDAEFMSNTSIYPTGVVPMSAGYSDRDLPSLPKVLAEKGYESETFHGNDVTFWNRNKMYPALGFTRYFDKPSFENDRFNDFGPSDEELYRVGVEKMTAHQAANQPFYAQFITASSHSPFTVPADRARITIPATITNKLLHDYLQAINYTDYAVGQLINELKANGLWDNTTLVLYGDHFGLPADEEITQQIQANLGVPYDGKVSRFNIPLMIHTPKQTKGQVIEQPGGQLDMLPTIMNLMGVSLQDEKFTAFGHDLLNMDHNAFGIRYYLPTGSFVNDDIMFIPGAGFDDGTAYSLKTYETVTDLEPYRSDYEHVLSLMKLSDEYVKLLPKRAP